AATAATTGTGATAAACTTACAAGTTACAGACTTACAGCCTTTTAGCTCATACATCAGCAAGTTATAAACATTATGAAGTGAAATATCATTGCAGTATTTGAGGTATCCTATTACCAGTTCATACAATTTCATACAACAAAATATAacatttattttgtttctgTTACCAAAATCATTAGTAAATTTGCAACTAAATCATTGTAATCATTGTAGTTCATCTCTTGACAACAATAATTACATCTATATATTTTTCTACAACCAGATACACATCCAAACAATACAACTTTAGAATACACTTCTGGATATTTGTTGCAAATCCTTGAGGCTACTACTCTTGCCAGACTTGCTTCTTCTATAGCTCTTCAAAGGTGTCAAATAGAACCTTAACAAGCCATTGTCAAGATTATTCGGTGACGGCGAGTGCCGAACACTGCGGTTCCTCTGAACCATAAAATCTTGTCTTCCATTCAACACATTTATGTTCCCTTTAGTCTCGGTACCCCACAAGCTGCTAATCACACCAGCCATGCTACATTGGCTTCTACAACTTACACTATAGCTTCGAGTAAGCTTCTGGCTAACACTCTCACTACCTTGCACATTAAGTTTCACCTTGTCTTCTTCCCTCCTCTGCACGATTGAGCCGAACTTGCTCCACACTCGACGCCACTTGTGGTCCTTCTTGGAACCCTTATGATTGCCAGTGCCAGCCCCATCGACATCATTATTAAGGTCATCATCCTTGGATGCAGAACCCATCACACATTCACCTTTAAAGTCACTCAAGGATTTCACATTTTCATTCCCCAAATCCAAATCTTTCTTCTCACTGATGAGTAACTTGGCACCATAGAACAACTCATTGGTGGCAGGGGATACCTTGGCATTGGATACCATTCTCAATTCATTAACCTCTGCCGTTGATTGTCTCCTACGAGAGCTCGACCTATCGAAACTCCTCCTACCCTTGTAGTAACCCTTGGCCTCAGATGACCCACCGGGAGTAGGAGCAGGACTGGAACCAGCAATGCCGTTCCCTTCAATTAGAACCCTGTCCACTGGGGAAAGCCTCTCACATTGTTTTCCATCCCAAGATGCATCAAACTTCGCTTGCAAATCACTATCCACTGAGATTCGGCCCGTGTCAACCAATAACCTTCTGTAGGCATCTGGAAACTGTGAATTATTATCCACTGAGATTCTACCTTCGTCAACATATAACCTCGAATCGCACGAGAGCCGAGGATAATTATCCAATGACATTCGGCCTGCATCAATAGAGAACCTTGGATCAGTGTCACAAGATCTTCTCCCCGAACAGTATTCTCCGATTTCAGATTGAGTTTCCCTATATTTCCTCCCTTTAGGCTCCTGAACAAACCGCATAACATTAAAATCAACAACACCATTTccatttccatttctgtttctgttACCGTTACCGTTACCGCCAAAACTGCGTCGTCTCTTCAACTTGTGCTTCCATTTCCACTTCCTTAGTTTCTCACTGAAGGCAGAAGCAGCTTCCCAGAAACTCTTCAAGTCTCTGGCTCCGTTCTTCTTGTTCCGAATCTCGAGTTCTATGAACTCCTTCATCGTCTTCGTTTCTTCGGGTTTTTCGTTGTCCCTTGGGTCGCAAACCCGAACCGCTTCTTCTCCATTGTGTTCCTCATTTCGTATTTCAAAACCTAAATACTCCGAATCGAGGTAAGTCTTCTGAACCAGCTTCCCCTTGCCGCCATCGACGGTGAAGAGATCCGAGAGTGTGCTCCGGGCGCGGACCTCGCAGGAGCGGCGGCGGGGCTGGAGAGAGGCGGATGTGGAAGTGTGGTGACGGTTGGCGGAGAAGGACTTGGTACGGCGGAGGTGGGGCGGAGGATGGGAATGTGGGGAAGGGGAGGAGGAGGGGGATTGGATTCCTTTGAGGCGTTCGCGGAGGCAGGAGGCGCAGAAGCTATTGACGGGAATGGTAGGGTGACGGTGACAAGAGGAAAGGCGGTGAGGTTTGGAAGTCATGTTTTGAGTGCCAACATGTTATGTTAGAGTTGAATCTTGAAAGGGTATGACTATGGGAGTGAGTGAGAGTGAGCACTGAGAAATGTGTGAATTGAGTGAGCTCCAAGTAGTAGTAGTAGACACTTGATAGAAGTACCAGCTAGCTACTTCAGACACACGGTAGCACCACGTGTGGGGAACAGAAATGTTGGTGCCCCTTTTTTCGCTTTtcgttttttattttcctttttctttttttggataCTATTCTTAAAACTTAAATttagaatatttatttattttcgtcctcaaaaaatttaggattaggcattttaatttttaattaaaattaattattcaattagtctttaataattaattctatCAGTCACTTAAGTTCTTGATTCCAT
The Arachis stenosperma cultivar V10309 chromosome 7, arast.V10309.gnm1.PFL2, whole genome shotgun sequence genome window above contains:
- the LOC130941900 gene encoding protein OCTOPUS-like; the protein is MTSKPHRLSSCHRHPTIPVNSFCASCLRERLKGIQSPSSSPSPHSHPPPHLRRTKSFSANRHHTSTSASLQPRRRSCEVRARSTLSDLFTVDGGKGKLVQKTYLDSEYLGFEIRNEEHNGEEAVRVCDPRDNEKPEETKTMKEFIELEIRNKKNGARDLKSFWEAASAFSEKLRKWKWKHKLKRRRSFGGNGNGNRNRNGNGNGVVDFNVMRFVQEPKGRKYRETQSEIGEYCSGRRSCDTDPRFSIDAGRMSLDNYPRLSCDSRLYVDEGRISVDNNSQFPDAYRRLLVDTGRISVDSDLQAKFDASWDGKQCERLSPVDRVLIEGNGIAGSSPAPTPGGSSEAKGYYKGRRSFDRSSSRRRQSTAEVNELRMVSNAKVSPATNELFYGAKLLISEKKDLDLGNENVKSLSDFKGECVMGSASKDDDLNNDVDGAGTGNHKGSKKDHKWRRVWSKFGSIVQRREEDKVKLNVQGSESVSQKLTRSYSVSCRSQCSMAGVISSLWGTETKGNINVLNGRQDFMVQRNRSVRHSPSPNNLDNGLLRFYLTPLKSYRRSKSGKSSSLKDLQQISRSVF